A section of the Bacillus pumilus genome encodes:
- a CDS encoding RNA ligase, translating to MRTLVLLRGLPGVGKSTWIKAQGLEPYTLSADQIRLLTQPPQLSVNGKPEISSKHDHKVWSLLFELLTARMERGDFTVVDATHISSKSISQYKSLATSYRYRVYVIDFTQVPLETALLQNRSREAHKVVRESVLYQMNERLKTEKVPSWVTVLQPEEYSQVMTYQPRSFDQYEAIHVFGDIHGCHTALTTYLQGDIKENELYIFAGDLLDRGIENKEVLEWMLAHRECRNVIVIEGNHDQHLYRFAHGEKVRSNMFNRHTAPEIEAAEFDLKEVRKFVRTFHQLTYFTYHGKTFLVTHGGLAHLPEDLLHVSTQQLIHGVGEYSDDIDHLFVQNTAGLDVIQIHGHRNLYRLPTQAAERSYNLEGQVEFGGQLRVLKITADGIETHEIDNPVYRASEKKTSAAIQPDISLDDFLAHLDQHEYVQELKLPHHISSFNFTKKAFSERQWDDVNVKARGLFVNMVSKQIVSRSYNKFFNIDERPETKMHHLVNHLQFPVTVYDKANGYLGTVGYNEMEDELVFTSKSYTSHVKQNQHASWVEELFYQTFGDVQVDYIKSYVRDHNVSLVFEVILPKKDPHIITYDRDQLILLDIVKRQLSYEKAPFTEVQRVSEQLGISSKQEVAVFQDWTSFYKWYQAVSHDDSIKEEGYVIEDHRGFMTKLKLPYYQFWKQMRAIKQRVAEKRSTQKYMLALQTAEQARFYTWLLEQDAHAVRNSSIIELRSQFEQSDAAQLNKDGINA from the coding sequence ATGAGAACTTTAGTCCTTTTACGAGGTCTCCCAGGCGTAGGGAAATCAACTTGGATCAAAGCCCAAGGCTTAGAGCCTTACACGTTATCAGCGGATCAAATCCGTCTTTTGACCCAGCCCCCTCAGTTATCTGTCAATGGGAAACCAGAAATTTCAAGCAAACATGACCACAAAGTCTGGTCTTTATTATTTGAATTGCTTACAGCACGTATGGAACGCGGAGACTTTACTGTGGTCGATGCCACGCATATTTCAAGCAAATCGATATCTCAATATAAATCGCTGGCCACATCGTATCGTTACAGAGTGTATGTCATCGACTTCACGCAGGTGCCGCTTGAAACAGCTCTCCTGCAAAATCGCTCACGTGAAGCTCACAAAGTTGTACGGGAGTCTGTTTTATATCAAATGAACGAGCGGTTAAAAACAGAAAAGGTCCCATCATGGGTGACGGTCTTGCAGCCTGAGGAATATTCGCAAGTGATGACCTATCAGCCTCGATCCTTCGATCAATATGAGGCTATTCATGTCTTTGGAGATATTCACGGCTGTCATACCGCTCTGACCACCTATTTGCAAGGAGACATTAAAGAAAATGAACTTTATATCTTTGCAGGTGATTTGCTTGATAGAGGAATAGAAAACAAGGAAGTATTAGAATGGATGCTCGCACATAGAGAATGCCGGAATGTCATTGTGATTGAGGGTAATCATGATCAGCATTTATACCGGTTTGCACATGGTGAAAAAGTAAGAAGCAATATGTTTAACAGGCATACAGCACCTGAAATTGAAGCAGCAGAGTTTGATTTAAAAGAAGTACGGAAGTTTGTCAGAACATTTCATCAGCTTACTTATTTTACGTACCATGGCAAGACATTTCTTGTTACCCACGGAGGTCTTGCTCATTTGCCAGAAGATCTTCTACATGTCTCAACACAGCAGCTCATCCACGGTGTAGGTGAATATTCAGATGACATTGATCACTTGTTTGTTCAAAATACCGCTGGATTAGATGTTATTCAAATTCACGGGCATCGCAATTTATACAGGCTACCTACTCAAGCAGCGGAAAGGTCTTATAATCTAGAGGGTCAGGTTGAATTCGGGGGACAGCTGAGGGTGTTGAAAATCACAGCTGACGGGATTGAGACTCATGAAATCGACAACCCAGTCTATAGAGCTTCTGAGAAAAAGACATCGGCTGCCATTCAACCAGATATTTCACTGGACGACTTTTTAGCTCACTTAGATCAGCATGAATATGTACAGGAATTAAAGCTTCCGCATCATATTTCATCTTTTAATTTTACGAAAAAAGCGTTTAGTGAGCGGCAATGGGATGATGTGAATGTAAAGGCAAGAGGCTTGTTTGTCAATATGGTGTCAAAACAGATTGTTTCAAGAAGCTACAACAAATTTTTTAACATTGATGAGCGTCCTGAGACAAAAATGCATCATTTAGTGAACCACCTTCAATTTCCTGTTACCGTCTATGATAAAGCAAATGGATATTTAGGGACGGTTGGGTATAACGAAATGGAAGATGAATTGGTGTTTACGTCTAAATCGTATACATCTCATGTGAAGCAAAATCAGCATGCTTCTTGGGTGGAAGAGTTATTCTATCAGACATTCGGAGACGTGCAGGTCGACTACATCAAATCATACGTACGTGACCACAATGTATCTCTTGTGTTTGAAGTCATTTTGCCAAAGAAAGACCCACATATTATCACATATGATCGTGATCAACTCATTTTACTTGATATTGTGAAGCGTCAGCTAAGCTATGAAAAGGCACCATTTACTGAAGTGCAAAGAGTAAGCGAACAGCTTGGAATATCCAGCAAGCAGGAAGTGGCTGTGTTCCAAGATTGGACGTCTTTTTATAAATGGTATCAGGCCGTTTCTCATGACGATTCGATTAAAGAAGAGGGATATGTCATTGAGGATCATCGCGGCTTTATGACCAAGCTCAAACTTCCTTATTATCAATTCTGGAAGCAGATGCGCGCGATCAAGCAGCGCGTTGCAGAGAAGCGTTCCACGCAAAAATATATGCTAGCATTGCAAACAGCAGAGCAAGCTAGATTTTATACGTGGCTTCTTGAGCAAGATGCCCATGCTGTGAGAAATAGCTCTATTATCGAGTTGCGCTCACAATTTGAGCAAAGCGATGCTGCCCAGTTGAATAAAGATGGAATAAATGCATAG
- a CDS encoding DMT family transporter → MDMKSTAQKKSIALPLVISIIAISFSAIIVKWSNAPAAILSMYRMIFAAVIMLPFILPRKKEFLSIQRRDWFFLCMSGFFLGLHFVLWFGSLKLTTVASSTIIIALQPMVSLLGGFLIFRERTTLPALLTMCAAIVGALMIGWGDIGHSQEAILGDILSFLSVIAVVCYLLIGQQAVRKISHWIYSFCVFGFAGLFLILFNLIQQTPFTGYPGKEWGIFLLLAIIPTMSHVINNWLLTYVNATTISMSILGEPVGATILAVWLLGEKVTLLQMCGGFLVLLGVFFFLMQQRQGIVMKQKKSG, encoded by the coding sequence ATGGACATGAAGTCTACTGCTCAAAAGAAATCAATTGCTCTACCGCTTGTGATTTCAATTATTGCCATTTCGTTTTCTGCGATTATTGTGAAATGGTCAAATGCACCTGCTGCTATTTTAAGCATGTATCGAATGATCTTTGCCGCGGTTATTATGCTGCCGTTTATACTGCCACGAAAAAAAGAATTTCTCTCGATTCAGCGAAGAGACTGGTTTTTCTTATGTATGTCAGGCTTCTTTTTAGGACTCCATTTTGTGTTGTGGTTTGGCTCACTAAAGCTGACGACTGTGGCAAGCTCTACAATTATCATCGCTCTTCAGCCGATGGTCTCTTTATTAGGCGGATTTCTCATTTTCCGTGAACGAACGACGCTGCCCGCACTTTTGACGATGTGTGCAGCGATAGTTGGTGCACTTATGATTGGGTGGGGAGACATAGGTCATAGCCAGGAAGCCATCCTAGGAGACATTTTATCCTTTTTAAGTGTGATCGCAGTTGTTTGTTATTTATTAATAGGTCAACAGGCTGTCAGAAAGATATCTCATTGGATTTATAGTTTTTGTGTGTTTGGATTTGCCGGTCTTTTTTTAATTTTATTCAATTTGATTCAGCAAACTCCTTTTACAGGTTATCCCGGTAAAGAGTGGGGGATCTTTTTATTACTTGCGATCATTCCTACCATGTCTCATGTCATTAATAATTGGCTTTTAACCTATGTCAATGCCACAACCATTTCAATGAGTATCCTTGGCGAGCCTGTTGGAGCCACGATTCTTGCTGTATGGCTACTTGGAGAAAAAGTCACACTACTCCAAATGTGTGGCGGTTTTCTTGTCCTTTTAGGTGTCTTTTTCTTTTTGATGCAGCAGCGGCAAGGAATTGTGATGAAACAAAAAAAATCCGGTTAA
- a CDS encoding LutC/YkgG family protein: MKGTISHRESFLTHIRQQLGKDSSSSASIQRPAWKHQVQWETNGLLSKEELVEQLKMQCQRIHTRVVETTPEEAPSALRSLMTEYGEGSVMTSGDHRFEQYGFYPMFDSLQHEGFAVTSWNAEASREENIRLAEQAAYSVVFSDYTLAESGTIVLSSHQGQGRALHFLPMMYIVCIEKSTVVPRMIQAVSTLNRLVEEGEQAKGAIHFISGPSNSADIEMNLVVGVHGPVRAVYLLIDDE; this comes from the coding sequence ATGAAGGGAACCATTTCTCACCGAGAATCGTTTTTAACTCATATCCGTCAGCAATTAGGAAAAGATTCATCCTCGTCTGCCTCTATTCAGCGTCCGGCTTGGAAGCATCAAGTTCAGTGGGAAACAAACGGACTTTTGTCTAAAGAAGAGCTAGTCGAGCAATTGAAGATGCAATGTCAACGAATTCACACAAGAGTGGTCGAAACAACCCCAGAGGAAGCGCCCTCTGCACTACGATCATTGATGACAGAGTATGGAGAGGGTTCTGTGATGACATCGGGCGATCATCGTTTTGAACAGTATGGATTTTATCCGATGTTTGACAGCTTGCAGCACGAAGGATTCGCAGTCACAAGCTGGAATGCTGAGGCATCAAGGGAAGAAAATATCAGGCTAGCAGAACAAGCGGCGTATTCGGTTGTATTTAGTGATTACACTTTAGCAGAATCAGGGACGATCGTCCTTTCATCCCATCAGGGCCAAGGAAGAGCACTGCATTTTTTACCGATGATGTATATCGTGTGTATTGAAAAAAGCACGGTGGTTCCGCGGATGATTCAAGCTGTTTCGACTCTCAATCGCTTGGTAGAAGAAGGAGAGCAGGCGAAAGGTGCGATTCATTTCATATCAGGTCCGAGTAACTCTGCGGATATTGAGATGAATTTGGTAGTAGGGGTTCATGGTCCCGTTCGGGCGGTTTATCTATTGATAGATGATGAATAG
- a CDS encoding LutB/LldF family L-lactate oxidation iron-sulfur protein: MSMKIGAKAFKERIGEGLEDTVMRGAVSSAQERLYERRLSASEELGNWEKWRELGEEIRQHTLAHLDDYLYQLSESVSARGGHVFFAKTKEEASAYIQHVAQKKEAKKIVKSKSMVTEEIEMNQALEEIGCEVVESDLGEYILQVDDHEPPSHIVAPALHMTKEQIREVFHEKLGYEMSETPEDMTSFVRAILREKFLEADMGVTGCNFAVANTGSICLVTNEGNADLVTAIPKTHIAVMGMERMVPTMEELDVLVGLLCRSAVGQKLTSYISVVGPKGEEEVDGPEEFHLVIVDNGRSNILGTAFQPVLQCIRCAACINVCPVYRHVGGHSYGSIYPGPIGAVLSPLLGGYDDYQELPFASSLCAACTDACPVKIPLHELLIKHRQVIVEKEGRAPKAEMMAMKMFGMGASTPGMYQFGTKAAPLLMNRMASNGQISKGIGPLKNWTDIRDLPAPSKERFRDWFKKRQKEEQ; this comes from the coding sequence ATGAGTATGAAAATTGGAGCGAAGGCCTTTAAAGAACGAATCGGGGAAGGATTAGAAGATACAGTTATGAGAGGAGCAGTCTCCTCAGCGCAGGAACGCCTGTATGAAAGGCGGCTATCTGCGAGCGAAGAGCTTGGTAACTGGGAAAAGTGGCGAGAACTTGGCGAGGAAATCAGGCAACATACGCTGGCGCATCTCGACGACTACTTATACCAATTAAGTGAAAGCGTTAGTGCACGCGGAGGACATGTCTTTTTTGCAAAAACAAAAGAAGAGGCATCAGCGTATATTCAACATGTGGCACAGAAAAAAGAGGCCAAAAAGATCGTTAAATCAAAATCAATGGTCACAGAAGAAATTGAAATGAATCAAGCCCTTGAAGAGATCGGCTGTGAGGTGGTGGAAAGTGACCTTGGCGAGTATATTTTGCAAGTAGATGATCATGAACCCCCTTCACATATTGTGGCACCTGCTCTTCACATGACAAAAGAACAAATACGAGAAGTCTTTCACGAAAAGCTCGGATATGAGATGTCAGAGACACCTGAAGATATGACGAGTTTTGTGAGAGCTATATTACGTGAAAAGTTCCTCGAAGCAGATATGGGTGTCACCGGCTGTAATTTTGCTGTCGCCAATACAGGTTCCATTTGCCTTGTGACAAATGAAGGGAATGCGGATCTAGTCACGGCTATCCCGAAGACACATATCGCCGTTATGGGCATGGAACGGATGGTTCCAACGATGGAGGAACTAGATGTCCTCGTTGGTCTTTTGTGCAGAAGTGCAGTCGGTCAGAAATTAACGAGTTACATTTCTGTCGTCGGACCAAAAGGAGAAGAAGAAGTCGATGGACCAGAAGAATTTCACTTGGTCATTGTGGACAATGGGCGGTCCAATATATTAGGTACGGCCTTTCAGCCTGTTCTCCAATGTATTCGGTGCGCAGCCTGCATCAATGTGTGCCCAGTTTACCGGCATGTGGGCGGACATTCATACGGATCGATTTACCCGGGGCCAATTGGTGCTGTTTTATCACCGCTTCTTGGCGGCTATGATGACTATCAAGAGCTTCCCTTTGCATCCAGCCTTTGCGCAGCCTGTACAGATGCTTGCCCAGTAAAGATCCCGCTTCACGAGTTATTAATAAAACATCGACAAGTCATCGTTGAAAAAGAGGGAAGAGCGCCTAAAGCTGAAATGATGGCGATGAAAATGTTCGGAATGGGCGCATCGACTCCCGGGATGTATCAATTCGGAACAAAAGCAGCCCCTCTATTGATGAATCGTATGGCTTCAAACGGACAGATTTCAAAAGGTATAGGTCCTTTAAAGAATTGGACAGATATTCGTGACCTGCCAGCTCCAAGTAAAGAAAGATTCAGGGACTGGTTTAAAAAGAGACAGAAGGAGGAGCAGTGA
- a CDS encoding (Fe-S)-binding protein: MKVHLFVTCLIDTMQPNVGKATVEVLERLGVEVEFPESQVCCGQPAFNSGYTKETIKAAKNMIKAFETAEYVVTPSGSCKAMFLEYPQLLKEDPVWSTQAEALAEKTYELTEFIVDILHVTDVGASLKGNATYHTSCHMTRLLRIKEAPFTLLSNVKDLSMTPLPRAENCCGFGGTFSVKMTPISEQMVDEKVQSIEETGAQYIIGADCGCLLNIGGRLNRLDKPIQVMHIAEVLNSR; encoded by the coding sequence ATGAAAGTCCATTTATTCGTTACTTGTTTAATTGACACGATGCAGCCAAATGTAGGAAAGGCGACAGTGGAAGTGTTGGAAAGACTCGGTGTTGAAGTGGAATTTCCAGAATCACAAGTGTGCTGCGGACAGCCAGCCTTTAACAGCGGCTATACAAAAGAAACCATTAAAGCAGCAAAAAACATGATCAAAGCCTTTGAAACAGCTGAATATGTCGTGACGCCGTCAGGTTCTTGTAAGGCGATGTTTTTAGAATATCCTCAACTTTTAAAAGAAGACCCAGTGTGGTCAACACAAGCTGAAGCACTTGCTGAAAAAACATATGAATTAACCGAGTTTATTGTTGATATATTACACGTCACAGATGTAGGCGCGAGCCTGAAAGGCAACGCAACCTATCACACATCCTGTCATATGACGAGGCTGCTGCGAATTAAGGAAGCCCCTTTCACACTGTTGTCAAATGTCAAAGATTTGTCGATGACACCATTGCCGCGCGCAGAAAATTGCTGCGGATTTGGAGGGACCTTTTCAGTAAAAATGACACCTATTTCTGAGCAAATGGTCGATGAAAAAGTCCAAAGCATAGAGGAGACAGGCGCTCAATACATCATTGGTGCCGACTGCGGCTGCCTTCTCAATATTGGCGGGAGACTGAATCGTCTTGATAAACCCATTCAAGTGATGCATATCGCAGAGGTGTTAAATAGCCGCTGA
- a CDS encoding SDR family oxidoreductase produces the protein MKLLVTGATGQLGSLVVQHLLKKVPAEQIAVSVRDPQKAAHLKETGVDVRHGDFTQPDTLKAAFQGIDRLLIISTADGDRVEQHTAAIQAAKAAGVSFIAYTSVVNARESQLVLAHDHAKTEEAIVASGIPHVFLRNNWYVENEKDTILAAVSGAPFLSPIGDGKVGWATRNDYAEAAANALTLSEHDKETYELSGPLRTHTELAHIVSEVSGKEIKVEQIDVDTFGEFLASNGVPKEAVPFVKAIQSGIRDGALAVESHDFETLLARPLTPIKEKIGEMISK, from the coding sequence ATGAAGTTATTAGTAACAGGCGCAACAGGACAGCTCGGATCGCTCGTTGTCCAGCATTTACTTAAAAAGGTACCAGCTGAACAAATTGCGGTGAGTGTTCGAGATCCGCAAAAAGCAGCACATTTAAAGGAAACTGGGGTAGATGTACGCCACGGAGACTTTACTCAGCCAGACACCCTTAAGGCAGCCTTTCAAGGCATTGACCGCCTTCTGATCATTTCAACAGCCGATGGAGACCGCGTCGAGCAGCATACGGCTGCCATCCAAGCGGCGAAAGCAGCTGGTGTATCCTTTATTGCATATACAAGCGTTGTGAATGCAAGAGAGAGTCAGCTTGTCCTTGCACATGACCACGCAAAAACTGAAGAAGCTATTGTTGCCTCCGGCATTCCTCATGTGTTTCTAAGAAACAACTGGTATGTAGAAAATGAAAAAGATACGATACTAGCAGCCGTGAGTGGCGCACCATTTTTAAGTCCAATTGGTGATGGCAAGGTTGGCTGGGCAACAAGAAATGACTACGCAGAAGCGGCCGCAAATGCGTTAACACTTTCTGAACATGACAAGGAGACATATGAACTGTCAGGACCTCTTCGGACGCATACTGAACTTGCTCACATTGTTAGTGAAGTGAGCGGAAAAGAGATCAAGGTGGAGCAAATTGATGTCGACACATTTGGAGAATTTTTAGCTTCTAATGGTGTACCAAAAGAAGCGGTGCCATTTGTCAAAGCCATTCAAAGCGGGATTCGCGATGGTGCATTAGCCGTTGAAAGCCATGATTTCGAAACCTTATTAGCCAGACCCTTAACACCTATTAAAGAAAAAATTGGTGAAATGATTTCAAAATAA
- a CDS encoding Rrf2 family transcriptional regulator, whose translation MKQISSRYPIAVHIMSFIAGVPKECTGDFIAESVNSNPAIVRKMMAMLKRADLIEIRRGVGGAYLKRPAEEITLLDVYRAVDVSEDEELFNFHQPVIACPIGQAMDTRLRSELKEAQAALENHLKQVTIQQLLTEAE comes from the coding sequence GTGAAACAAATTAGCAGTAGGTATCCGATTGCTGTTCATATTATGTCATTTATTGCAGGTGTACCAAAAGAGTGTACAGGAGATTTTATTGCAGAAAGTGTGAATTCAAATCCAGCCATTGTTCGAAAAATGATGGCAATGCTCAAACGGGCGGATCTTATTGAGATACGACGCGGAGTAGGCGGTGCTTACTTAAAAAGGCCGGCAGAGGAAATCACGCTATTAGATGTGTACCGTGCTGTCGATGTAAGCGAGGATGAAGAATTGTTTAACTTTCATCAGCCAGTCATCGCATGTCCAATTGGTCAAGCGATGGATACAAGACTGAGAAGTGAACTAAAAGAAGCTCAAGCAGCGCTTGAAAATCACCTCAAACAAGTGACAATCCAGCAATTGTTGACAGAGGCGGAATAA
- a CDS encoding VOC family protein, producing the protein MMIKGLYEAHLPVSDLKASIAFYEKLELTLAHENERVAFLWIEKGKSWLGLWKVDINDFPYHPSTRHVAFQITTSSIEQIKAWLVEKGIGVHPMFGFSEEEQPLVLDNPPQFHAAIYFLDPDGNLLECIAPLELDTEEDYDIMTYEDWDRKKNPYID; encoded by the coding sequence ATGATGATAAAAGGTTTGTATGAAGCCCATTTACCTGTGAGTGACTTGAAGGCGTCGATTGCGTTTTATGAAAAATTGGAATTGACACTTGCTCACGAAAATGAACGAGTTGCTTTTTTATGGATTGAAAAAGGAAAGAGCTGGCTTGGCTTGTGGAAAGTAGATATCAATGACTTCCCGTATCATCCTTCGACCCGGCACGTTGCTTTTCAAATTACAACGTCTAGTATCGAACAAATCAAGGCTTGGCTAGTTGAAAAAGGCATCGGTGTTCACCCAATGTTTGGCTTTTCAGAAGAGGAGCAGCCTTTAGTTCTTGATAATCCGCCGCAATTTCATGCAGCGATCTATTTTCTTGACCCAGATGGGAATCTACTTGAATGCATTGCGCCGCTTGAGCTTGATACAGAAGAAGACTACGATATCATGACATATGAAGACTGGGATCGAAAGAAAAATCCGTATATTGATTGA